AGGTGAGATTATAAAAATCGAATGAAAAATTACACTTAATGTAATTTATATATAAAATATTTAGTAATTTCGCAAACTGTAAAACAAAATCACCTTTTAGGTTAACAATATGGCAAGATTTGAATTAAAACTTCCTAAAATGGGAGAAAGTGTAGCAGAAGCAACCATTACAAATTGGTTGAAAGAAGTAGGTGATGCAATCGAAGCAGATGAGGCGGTGCTCGAAATTGCTACTGATAAGGTAGACAGCGAAGTGCCTAGTGAAGTTTCTGGGATTCTAGTTGAAAAATTGTTTGGAAAAGACGATTTAGTTCAAGTGGGACAAACAATCGCTATCATTGAAACGGAAGGTGGAGATGTAACTCCTGTTGTTAGTGAAGCTGAAGCTCCGGCTGAGGTGGCAGCAGTGGAAAAAACGGTGGACGCAGCTAAAGAAAGTGTTGCAACCTCTGATTATTCAGAATCTGATAAATTCTTTTCTCCATTGGTCAAGAATATTGCTAAAGAAGAAGGCGTTTCTGTAGCGGAATTAGAATTGATTGCAGGGACAGGCAAAGATGGAAGAGTTACAAAAAGTGATATTTTAGAATACGTTAAAAATAAAGGAAATCAATCAGTAGCTGCTCCAGTAAAAGCGATAGAAACTCCTGATTCAGTTCAAACTTCTGCACCAGTTGCACAAAAAGCAGCACCAGTTTCTTTAAGTGGTGGTGATGAAATTGTCGAGATGGACAGGATGCGTAAGTTGATTGCGGGTTATATGGTTGCTTCAGTGCAAACGTCAGCCCATGTACAATCATTCATTGAAGTTGATGTGACAAACATCGTAAAATGGAGAGAGAAAAATAAATTGGCTTTCGAAAAGAGAGAAGGAGAGAAGTTGACTTATACTCCTATATTTATGGAAGCAGTTGCAAAAGCGATAAAAGATTACCCTGGAATGAATATTTCTGTGGATGGTGATTTTATAATCAAAAAGAAAAATATTAACCTTGGTATGGCTGCTTCATTGCCAAACGGGAATTTAATTGTTCCTGTTATTAAAAATGCAGATCAGCTGAATCTAGTAGGAATGGCAAAGGCAGTAAATGATTTAGGCGGACGTGCTAAAGCAGGAAAATTAAAACCA
The Flavobacterium sp. WC2421 genome window above contains:
- a CDS encoding dihydrolipoamide acetyltransferase family protein; the encoded protein is MARFELKLPKMGESVAEATITNWLKEVGDAIEADEAVLEIATDKVDSEVPSEVSGILVEKLFGKDDLVQVGQTIAIIETEGGDVTPVVSEAEAPAEVAAVEKTVDAAKESVATSDYSESDKFFSPLVKNIAKEEGVSVAELELIAGTGKDGRVTKSDILEYVKNKGNQSVAAPVKAIETPDSVQTSAPVAQKAAPVSLSGGDEIVEMDRMRKLIAGYMVASVQTSAHVQSFIEVDVTNIVKWREKNKLAFEKREGEKLTYTPIFMEAVAKAIKDYPGMNISVDGDFIIKKKNINLGMAASLPNGNLIVPVIKNADQLNLVGMAKAVNDLGGRAKAGKLKPDDTQGGTYTVTNVGTFGSVFGTPILNQPQVGILALGAIRKMPAVIETPEGDFIGIRQKMFLSHSYDHRVVDGALGGSFVKRVAEYLEAFDVNRDV